From the Pseudomonadales bacterium genome, one window contains:
- a CDS encoding agmatine deiminase family protein codes for MAPTVSPRRLPAEWEPQDGVLLTWPHDGGDWRPWLAEVDQVYVALARAITNRERLLVCVRDAAHRSHVTQLLQSAGVALERVALHTVASNDSWARDHGPITVLEHGRVRLLDFVFNGWGGKYAAALDDRITATLVQAGAFAAAAHERIGFVLEGGAIESDGAGTLLTTAACLLSQGRNPGFTRADIERRLHEFFGLQRVLWLEHGALEGDDTDSHIDTLARFCDTSTIAYVRCDDRSDPHFAALDAMEHELMALRDAHGAPYRLVALPWPAPKYGDDGRRLPATYANFLVINDAVLVPTYRDAADAAALAALGACFPQREIVAIDCLPLIRQYGSLHCVTMQLPAGTLAPL; via the coding sequence ATGGCCCCGACCGTGTCGCCGCGGCGGCTGCCCGCCGAGTGGGAGCCGCAGGACGGCGTGTTGCTGACGTGGCCGCACGACGGAGGTGACTGGCGGCCCTGGCTTGCCGAGGTGGACCAGGTCTACGTCGCGCTGGCGCGCGCAATCACGAATCGCGAACGGCTGCTGGTCTGCGTGCGCGACGCCGCGCACCGTAGCCACGTGACGCAACTGCTGCAGAGCGCCGGTGTGGCGCTCGAGCGAGTGGCGCTGCACACGGTCGCGTCGAACGATTCCTGGGCCCGCGACCACGGACCGATCACGGTGCTCGAGCATGGGCGGGTACGCCTGCTCGATTTCGTGTTCAACGGCTGGGGCGGCAAGTACGCGGCGGCACTCGATGACCGCATCACGGCCACGCTGGTGCAGGCGGGTGCCTTTGCTGCCGCCGCGCACGAGCGTATCGGGTTCGTGCTCGAAGGTGGCGCCATCGAGTCCGACGGAGCCGGCACGCTGCTGACGACTGCGGCCTGCCTGCTCTCGCAGGGGCGCAATCCGGGGTTCACGCGCGCCGACATCGAACGGCGCCTGCATGAATTCTTCGGTCTGCAGCGCGTGCTCTGGCTCGAACACGGGGCGCTCGAGGGCGACGACACCGACAGCCATATCGATACGCTGGCGCGCTTCTGCGACACCTCGACGATCGCCTACGTGCGCTGCGACGATCGCAGCGACCCGCATTTCGCTGCGCTGGACGCGATGGAGCACGAACTCATGGCGCTGCGTGATGCGCACGGCGCCCCGTACCGGCTGGTCGCGCTGCCGTGGCCGGCGCCCAAATACGGTGACGACGGACGCCGCCTGCCGGCGACCTACGCGAACTTCCTCGTGATCAACGACGCTGTGCTGGTTCCCACCTACCGCGACGCTGCCGACGCCGCTGCGCTGGCCGCACTGGGCGCGTGCTTCCCGCAGCGCGAGATCGTCGCGATCGACTGCCTGCCGTTGATTCGCCAGTACGGGTCGCTGCACTGCGTGACGATGCAATTGCCGGCCGGCACGCTGGCGCCGCTATAA
- a CDS encoding type III pantothenate kinase, whose protein sequence is MILELDIGNTRCKWRLVDAAGSALADGSCAIAELAAGLDALPACGAVLRARAACVRGEEVEQQVRAAVRGALGLEIEYARSQPSAAGVRNSYAEPARLGVDRWLAMLAGFASTGSAVCVFDCGSAITADLVDDEGLHRGGYIVPGIGMSRTSLLTATDRVRFDAGGYTAVVAPGTSTLQAVAHGTLLAAGAVLCAAHEQFGRICPQATVLLTGGDAQDLLPWLDFPVSLRPHLVLDGLRLALP, encoded by the coding sequence GTGATCCTCGAGCTCGATATCGGCAACACGCGCTGCAAGTGGCGGCTGGTCGATGCGGCTGGCTCTGCACTGGCCGACGGCAGTTGCGCCATCGCGGAGCTGGCGGCCGGGCTCGACGCACTGCCAGCGTGCGGTGCGGTGCTGCGGGCGCGCGCAGCCTGCGTACGTGGCGAGGAGGTGGAGCAGCAGGTGCGAGCTGCAGTGCGCGGTGCCCTCGGTCTCGAGATCGAGTACGCGCGTTCGCAACCGAGCGCCGCGGGTGTACGGAACAGCTACGCCGAGCCGGCGCGCCTCGGTGTCGATCGCTGGCTGGCGATGCTGGCCGGCTTCGCGAGCACGGGCAGTGCGGTCTGCGTGTTCGACTGCGGCAGTGCGATCACCGCGGATCTGGTGGACGACGAGGGGCTGCACCGTGGTGGCTATATCGTGCCGGGGATCGGCATGAGCCGCACCAGCCTGCTGACTGCGACGGATCGGGTGCGTTTCGATGCGGGCGGATACACGGCGGTTGTGGCGCCTGGCACGAGCACCCTGCAGGCGGTTGCGCATGGCACGCTGCTCGCGGCGGGTGCGGTGCTCTGCGCCGCACACGAACAGTTCGGACGGATCTGCCCGCAGGCGACGGTGTTGCTTACCGGCGGCGACGCGCAGGACCTGCTGCCGTGGCTGGACTTCCCCGTGAGCCTGCGTCCGCACCTGGTGCTGGACGGGCTGCGGCTGGCGCTGCCGTGA
- a CDS encoding outer membrane protein assembly factor, which yields MHHALARHIRRLARAPALLLALLLVSGAVAAANDQLKLSVRGLDQEARRNVLAHLGSIDARLADQQPRLHRVVERALRAALRPLGYYEATFTLERGDGVLRIVVQRGQRVLFAAPRIVVDEPAASLAAIRKLVQATPIRAGKPLSHAVFDDFREELLRACRRYGFFDSAYRRSELRIDPAAHSAVADLEIACGRRYRFGEIRVSGSRVNDDLLLALAPFATGEPFDNTLVTRFERALRDTGYFREIALRVDPGEDARVAVTVLAEDVNTTRYEIGAGFSTDSSLRLRFNRDTPRVNARGHALRIESELSDPRQSVEASYRIPHHHPLDDYFELIGGLRGTHVQDTKTVVVTSGLRHVLKVFDDWSLNYGSTLELERFTVGAARQKDAAYLLPGISISRTRVDSGIDPLRGTSWFASLDFSDPALGSPTDFLRLRARGKWLFGLADDNTTILGRVEVGTLFTHDFTAIPASLRFAAGGDNSVRGFDFESLGPRDASGQLTGGSRLAVGSVEISRRVLPRWRLAAFTDAGSAFRGGDEEFHQSVGAGIRWLSPVGQVRVDLAFPVNDSRHSGFRLHVSMGPPL from the coding sequence GTGCACCACGCTCTCGCCCGTCACATCCGCCGCCTTGCACGCGCCCCGGCGCTGCTGCTGGCGCTGCTGCTGGTATCGGGGGCAGTCGCTGCCGCCAACGATCAGCTGAAGCTCAGCGTGCGCGGCCTCGACCAGGAGGCACGGCGCAACGTGCTCGCGCACCTCGGCAGCATCGATGCGCGGCTCGCCGACCAGCAGCCCCGACTGCATCGTGTCGTCGAACGTGCGCTGCGTGCCGCGCTGCGTCCGCTCGGCTACTACGAGGCAACGTTCACTCTGGAGCGTGGCGATGGCGTGCTGCGCATCGTGGTGCAGCGTGGCCAACGGGTGCTGTTCGCCGCACCACGGATCGTGGTCGACGAGCCGGCCGCCTCGCTGGCAGCGATCCGCAAGCTGGTGCAGGCCACGCCGATTCGCGCCGGCAAGCCGCTGTCACACGCAGTCTTCGACGATTTCCGCGAGGAACTGCTGCGCGCGTGTCGCCGCTATGGCTTCTTCGACTCGGCGTACCGCCGCTCCGAACTGCGTATCGATCCGGCCGCACACAGCGCCGTGGCGGACCTCGAGATTGCCTGTGGCCGACGCTACCGCTTCGGTGAAATCCGCGTTTCCGGCAGCCGCGTGAACGACGACCTGCTGCTCGCGCTGGCACCGTTTGCCACCGGCGAACCGTTCGACAACACGCTGGTGACGCGATTCGAACGGGCGTTGCGCGACACCGGTTATTTTCGCGAGATCGCGCTGCGCGTGGACCCGGGCGAGGACGCACGCGTCGCGGTGACGGTGCTCGCCGAAGACGTGAACACCACCCGCTACGAGATCGGCGCCGGCTTCAGCACCGATTCCTCGCTGCGTCTGCGCTTCAACCGCGACACGCCGCGCGTGAACGCGCGCGGCCATGCACTGCGCATCGAATCAGAGCTGTCCGACCCGCGCCAGTCGGTGGAGGCTTCGTACCGCATCCCGCACCATCACCCGCTCGACGACTATTTCGAGCTCATCGGCGGGCTGCGCGGCACGCATGTGCAGGACACCAAGACGGTGGTCGTGACCTCCGGCCTGCGCCATGTATTGAAAGTGTTCGACGACTGGTCGCTGAACTACGGCAGCACCCTCGAACTCGAGCGCTTCACGGTAGGTGCGGCACGCCAGAAGGACGCTGCCTACCTGTTGCCCGGCATCAGCATTTCACGTACCCGCGTCGATTCCGGCATCGATCCGCTGCGCGGCACCTCGTGGTTCGCGTCGCTCGACTTCAGCGACCCGGCGCTGGGTTCGCCGACGGATTTCCTGCGTCTGCGTGCACGCGGCAAGTGGCTGTTCGGATTGGCAGACGACAACACGACGATACTGGGCCGCGTCGAAGTCGGCACGTTGTTCACGCACGACTTCACGGCGATTCCCGCCTCGCTGCGCTTCGCTGCGGGAGGCGACAACAGCGTGCGCGGCTTCGATTTCGAGTCGCTGGGGCCGCGCGACGCCAGCGGGCAGCTCACCGGCGGGAGCCGCCTGGCAGTCGGCAGCGTCGAGATCTCGCGGCGCGTGCTGCCGCGCTGGCGACTCGCGGCGTTCACCGACGCGGGCAGTGCGTTTCGCGGCGGTGACGAGGAATTCCACCAGAGTGTCGGCGCCGGGATACGCTGGCTGTCACCGGTAGGACAGGTCCGAGTCGATCTGGCGTTCCCGGTGAACGACAGCCGCCATTCGGGCTTCCGGCTCCACGTCAGCATGGGGCCACCGCTGTGA
- a CDS encoding SPOR domain-containing protein has protein sequence MRTLFLLLLGANALYAAWVWFAVEAPSDGGPVARELPHYPARLELASEYRPVQPQTAVADASPAMEPVDTAATAETTESVETAATAATAEATEAPETAAVAETARAAWTTEPTATAESGPSAPAPVDTDSEAAVPKENEALAATPGGATSEAVPSAHDAAPSAHCVRIGRFSTEGAARTALERLRDQLPDGALVTVPVVVHSNFWVHIPPRANDEEARAVVARLTERGVESFVIRDDPALRNGISLGVFRDTASAERHAARFADIGYPVAIHEAAQTRPSFMVQGTLSADMAAVEAALGQGLAIEELACPVVAADPVAD, from the coding sequence ATGCGCACGCTGTTCCTGTTGCTGTTGGGTGCCAATGCGCTCTACGCCGCCTGGGTGTGGTTCGCAGTGGAGGCCCCGTCCGACGGCGGCCCCGTGGCCCGCGAGCTGCCTCACTACCCCGCACGACTCGAACTGGCGAGCGAATACCGGCCCGTGCAGCCGCAGACTGCAGTGGCGGATGCATCGCCCGCCATGGAGCCAGTCGACACCGCCGCAACTGCCGAAACCACGGAGTCCGTCGAAACTGCCGCAACCGCCGCAACTGCTGAAGCGACCGAAGCACCCGAGACTGCAGCAGTGGCCGAGACGGCACGAGCTGCCTGGACAACAGAGCCGACAGCAACGGCAGAGTCGGGACCGTCTGCTCCTGCGCCGGTGGATACCGACTCCGAGGCTGCAGTACCGAAGGAAAACGAGGCGCTGGCGGCCACGCCTGGTGGTGCCACAAGCGAGGCAGTGCCGTCCGCACACGACGCGGCGCCGTCCGCACACTGCGTGCGCATCGGCCGGTTTTCCACCGAAGGCGCCGCGCGTACAGCGCTTGAACGCCTGCGCGATCAGCTTCCCGACGGCGCGCTCGTGACCGTGCCGGTCGTCGTTCACAGCAATTTCTGGGTGCACATTCCGCCGCGTGCCAACGATGAAGAGGCGCGTGCGGTGGTCGCGCGGCTGACCGAGCGCGGTGTCGAGAGTTTCGTGATCCGTGACGACCCCGCGCTGCGCAACGGGATCTCGCTCGGGGTGTTTCGCGACACGGCGAGCGCCGAGCGGCACGCGGCCCGTTTCGCCGACATCGGCTATCCGGTCGCGATCCATGAGGCCGCGCAAACGCGCCCCTCGTTCATGGTGCAAGGCACATTGAGCGCAGATATGGCAGCGGTCGAAGCCGCTCTCGGACAGGGCCTGGCGATCGAGGAGCTTGCCTGCCCGGTCGTTGCAGCCGATCCTGTGGCCGACTAA
- the birA gene encoding bifunctional biotin--[acetyl-CoA-carboxylase] ligase/biotin operon repressor BirA — MCGASGRSCAIGASTPTTTWCAATVTEHEGEDRVLLALLSDGGFHSGESLAAELGISRAAVWKRIGRLGELGLHVERRSGRGYRLEGGIELLEGERILALLPDELRARVTGVDVCGVIDSTNDVLLRALRSGKAVHGVACLAERQTSGRGRRGRNWLSPFGSNIYLSLAWRFDRGVAALDGLSLAVGVAVVRALEQCGIGGIGLKWPNDLFAGDAKFGGILIELDGELSGPMSAVIGVGLNLRMPLAEAAAIGQPWIDLETLAGRVIGRNALAAALIASCVELLPRFAVHGFSVVQPDWERLDVLAGRGITVSTSDGRVLDGTADGVDAGGALRLRSAEGLLLLNSGEVSVRRRA, encoded by the coding sequence ATGTGCGGCGCATCTGGCCGTTCCTGCGCGATCGGCGCATCGACGCCTACCACGACCTGGTGCGCCGCTACCGTGACTGAACACGAAGGCGAGGACCGCGTACTGCTCGCGCTGCTCTCCGATGGCGGGTTTCACTCGGGCGAGTCGCTGGCGGCAGAGCTGGGCATCTCGCGTGCCGCGGTCTGGAAGCGTATCGGGCGTCTTGGCGAGCTGGGTCTGCACGTGGAGCGGCGCAGCGGCCGCGGCTACCGTCTCGAGGGTGGCATCGAGCTGCTGGAGGGCGAGCGCATCCTCGCGCTGCTGCCCGACGAGCTGCGTGCACGCGTGACCGGCGTCGATGTGTGCGGCGTGATCGACTCGACCAACGATGTGCTGCTGCGCGCGTTGCGCAGCGGCAAGGCAGTGCACGGCGTGGCGTGTCTTGCCGAGCGCCAGACCAGCGGCCGTGGACGGCGTGGGCGAAACTGGCTGAGTCCGTTCGGCAGCAACATCTACCTGAGTCTGGCGTGGCGTTTCGATCGCGGTGTGGCCGCGCTCGACGGCCTCAGCCTGGCGGTGGGTGTTGCGGTGGTGCGCGCGCTCGAGCAGTGCGGCATCGGCGGCATCGGACTCAAGTGGCCGAACGATCTGTTCGCCGGTGACGCGAAGTTCGGCGGCATCCTGATCGAGCTCGACGGCGAGCTGTCGGGGCCGATGAGCGCGGTGATCGGTGTCGGGCTCAACCTGCGCATGCCGCTGGCCGAGGCGGCAGCAATCGGGCAGCCGTGGATCGATCTGGAGACGCTCGCGGGTCGCGTGATCGGCCGCAACGCGCTGGCAGCGGCGCTGATCGCCTCCTGTGTCGAGTTGCTGCCGCGGTTCGCCGTACACGGCTTCAGTGTGGTGCAGCCGGACTGGGAGCGTCTCGACGTGCTCGCCGGGCGCGGCATCACGGTCAGCACCAGCGACGGGCGCGTACTCGACGGGACCGCCGACGGCGTGGATGCGGGCGGTGCGCTGCGGCTGCGCAGTGCCGAGGGGCTGCTGCTGCTGAACAGCGGCGAGGTCAGCGTGAGGCGCCGGGCGTGA
- a CDS encoding carbon-nitrogen hydrolase, with protein sequence MEVACIQQVCGDDRSANLNRSAALVREAAAGGARLVLLQELHAGPYFCQVEDVACFDRAEPIPGPSSDFLAALAHETGVVLVASLFERRAPGLYHNTAVVFERDGTIAGRYRKMHIPDDPGFYEKFYFTPGDLGFTPVDTSVGRLGVLVCWDQWYPEAARLMALAGAELLLYPTAIGWDPRDVDAERERQREAWITVQRAHAVANGIAVLVANRIGHEEDPSGQGAGIDFWGSSFVAGPQGEFIALAGVRDECVLRATLDRSRSEDVRRIWPFLRDRRIDAYHDLVRRYRD encoded by the coding sequence CTGGAGGTGGCCTGCATCCAGCAGGTCTGCGGCGACGACCGTTCAGCCAACCTGAACCGCTCGGCCGCGCTGGTGCGCGAGGCCGCGGCCGGCGGCGCGCGGCTCGTGCTGTTGCAGGAACTGCACGCCGGCCCGTACTTCTGCCAGGTCGAGGACGTTGCGTGCTTCGATCGGGCCGAACCGATCCCGGGGCCGAGCAGCGATTTCCTGGCAGCGCTGGCGCATGAAACCGGCGTGGTGCTGGTTGCCTCGCTGTTCGAACGGCGCGCACCGGGGCTCTACCACAACACCGCCGTGGTGTTCGAGCGCGACGGCACGATCGCCGGGCGCTACCGCAAGATGCACATTCCCGACGATCCGGGCTTCTACGAGAAGTTCTACTTCACCCCCGGCGATCTGGGCTTCACGCCCGTGGACACGTCGGTCGGCCGGCTCGGGGTGCTGGTGTGCTGGGACCAGTGGTACCCCGAGGCAGCACGCCTGATGGCGCTCGCCGGCGCCGAGCTGCTGCTGTATCCGACCGCGATCGGTTGGGACCCGCGTGACGTGGACGCGGAAAGGGAGCGCCAGCGCGAGGCCTGGATCACGGTGCAGCGTGCGCATGCAGTGGCCAACGGCATCGCGGTGCTGGTGGCCAACCGCATCGGTCACGAGGAGGATCCGTCGGGGCAGGGAGCGGGCATCGATTTCTGGGGCAGCAGCTTCGTCGCCGGGCCGCAGGGCGAGTTCATCGCGCTTGCCGGCGTGCGTGACGAGTGCGTGTTGCGCGCCACGCTCGATCGCAGCCGCAGCGAGGATGTGCGGCGCATCTGGCCGTTCCTGCGCGATCGGCGCATCGACGCCTACCACGACCTGGTGCGCCGCTACCGTGACTGA
- a CDS encoding translocation/assembly module TamB domain-containing protein: MNARRLTLFALRLFLWGLSAAVLFAIALAASERGTALAARAMSALVPGLALEHRAGNLLEAQFALVGWHDDSTTVRAHDVAWSLAPHCLLGDRLCFASLTLERLDIVLGPEQDDAAPFALEPLKAPLPVTIAHGAIGELRIRRADSELLTLHDVRLAGRFVDSRITLDSLAARMDEFSASLEAEIDLRAQLPLRLSGRIDWARRQQAALHLTGDLAHLNFDATGSGEYAIDAEGFAELLADAPRIELSASSRDTLHPLPAEPELAALQEVVLRVSGSSEELQAHFAARVSGSLTGAARLEGTATWTPDHTQFTRLELRGDAGSLVASGELRGTQWTARLDAADFCPPAWQPQFECRLSGESTLAGTLDGTLSTLDARTALHGSVNGRDARLEGSAARDGAGTWQLAGLRILNGANRLQLDGRIGTTLALDATVTLGNLGDTLAGAHGSGHAGLRIGGTLQDPQVDGELSAQGLRWQDHAADSVSVQAHWLGLRNRDNRVRVGASGLVAAGTAVGTLEASVAGSGSAHRITLAVQADSARLETRCSGTLGDGGDWRGNCDALGVNPHPALGEWRADRVVPLTWDAGSRTARIGAFCLGHEQTTFCSTLPVLLGAERLEGIALRGRDIPLALLGPWLPAELQGDGLFGFDASASRAAGAPVRVEAHVSGAAITLGVPVGGDVLALELNGFAANLQGTSRRATLAWQLTLRGGGGVNGNLDTDFAARALDGTVSLQDLDLAQLAVPLPGMLDMAGTLAGTLRLHGALDAPQLSGALRLRDARFVHERLPQPIEDASVMIDFAGSEAHIDGRFRTGSGTATLGGSARFDDAGWSADLALRSSGLQIEPVRGSSATVAPELRLLLSPTQALLSGEVFLPSADIRIDELPDTAIGESPYAVVVGEEQAGTPFPWGLDVRVRLGEHVRLRGMGVDARLEGALDVTRDANAALLRGRGEIRIVDGRYTAYGQNLEVTEGRIRFRGALDRPDLALTAIRRIEDDNVEVGVRVRGDLREPLISTFSRPAMEETLAMHYLLTGRKPDSGDNLDLAVSTMLMQLGMAGANRITGSAASRLGIQDFQLAARQVEGGTEVHLSGYLSPDLYLRYGVSTFDRINTFRLRYRLRGSFYIEAISGIENAIDFLYSFER, translated from the coding sequence GTGAACGCACGTCGCCTCACCCTGTTCGCGTTGCGCCTGTTCCTGTGGGGGCTGAGCGCGGCAGTGCTGTTCGCGATCGCACTGGCCGCAAGCGAGCGCGGCACCGCATTGGCCGCGCGTGCAATGAGCGCACTCGTGCCGGGGCTCGCACTCGAGCATCGCGCCGGCAATCTGCTGGAAGCGCAGTTCGCGCTTGTAGGCTGGCACGATGACTCGACCACCGTACGCGCGCACGACGTAGCGTGGAGCCTGGCCCCGCACTGCCTGCTGGGGGACCGTCTGTGCTTTGCCAGCCTCACGCTGGAACGCCTCGACATCGTGCTCGGCCCCGAGCAGGACGACGCAGCCCCGTTTGCGCTGGAGCCGCTGAAGGCACCGTTGCCGGTGACGATCGCGCACGGTGCGATCGGCGAGCTCCGCATACGACGCGCAGACAGTGAACTGCTCACGCTGCACGACGTACGGCTTGCCGGCCGCTTCGTCGACAGCCGGATCACGCTCGACAGCCTGGCGGCACGCATGGACGAATTCAGCGCCTCGCTGGAGGCGGAAATCGATCTGCGGGCACAGCTGCCGCTGCGCCTGAGCGGGCGCATCGACTGGGCGCGGCGACAGCAGGCGGCGCTGCACCTGACGGGCGACCTTGCGCATCTCAACTTCGATGCCACCGGCAGCGGCGAATACGCGATCGATGCCGAAGGCTTTGCCGAACTGCTCGCCGACGCACCACGCATCGAGCTCAGCGCCTCGAGCCGCGACACGCTGCACCCGCTGCCCGCCGAGCCCGAACTCGCTGCACTGCAGGAAGTGGTGCTGCGCGTATCCGGCAGCAGCGAGGAACTGCAGGCGCATTTCGCAGCGCGGGTCAGCGGCAGCCTGACCGGCGCAGCGCGGCTCGAGGGCACGGCGACGTGGACACCCGACCACACGCAGTTCACCCGGCTCGAACTCCGTGGTGACGCTGGCAGCCTCGTTGCCAGCGGAGAACTGCGCGGAACGCAGTGGACCGCCAGACTGGACGCAGCCGATTTCTGTCCGCCCGCGTGGCAGCCGCAGTTCGAGTGCCGGCTGAGCGGCGAGTCCACGCTGGCTGGCACCCTCGATGGCACCCTTTCCACGCTCGATGCACGCACCGCACTGCACGGCAGCGTGAACGGGCGTGACGCGCGCCTCGAAGGCAGCGCGGCACGTGATGGCGCCGGCACCTGGCAGCTCGCCGGACTGCGCATCCTGAATGGCGCCAACCGCTTGCAGCTCGACGGCAGGATCGGTACCACACTGGCCCTGGACGCCACGGTCACGCTGGGCAACCTCGGCGACACGCTCGCGGGCGCACACGGCAGCGGGCACGCGGGGCTGCGCATCGGCGGCACGCTGCAGGATCCGCAAGTCGACGGCGAGCTGAGCGCACAGGGACTGCGGTGGCAGGACCATGCAGCGGACAGCGTGAGTGTGCAGGCGCACTGGCTCGGCCTGCGCAACCGCGACAACCGCGTGCGCGTGGGTGCCAGCGGACTGGTCGCGGCCGGCACTGCGGTCGGTACGCTGGAGGCAAGCGTGGCAGGCTCGGGCAGCGCGCACCGCATCACGCTTGCCGTGCAGGCCGACTCCGCCCGGCTCGAGACGCGCTGCAGCGGCACGCTCGGTGACGGCGGTGACTGGCGCGGCAACTGCGATGCGCTCGGCGTGAACCCGCACCCCGCGCTCGGGGAGTGGCGAGCCGATCGTGTCGTCCCACTCACCTGGGACGCCGGCAGCAGGACGGCGCGGATCGGCGCGTTCTGCCTCGGCCATGAGCAGACGACGTTCTGCAGCACGCTTCCCGTTCTGCTGGGAGCGGAGCGATTGGAAGGAATCGCACTGCGCGGGCGCGATATTCCGCTCGCCTTACTGGGACCGTGGCTGCCGGCCGAGCTGCAAGGCGACGGCCTGTTCGGTTTCGATGCAAGCGCGAGCCGCGCTGCCGGCGCACCCGTACGCGTCGAGGCGCACGTATCGGGAGCCGCGATCACGCTCGGCGTTCCGGTCGGGGGCGACGTGCTCGCGCTCGAGCTGAACGGTTTCGCAGCAAACCTGCAGGGCACTTCCCGCCGCGCGACACTTGCCTGGCAACTCACCCTGCGCGGCGGTGGCGGCGTGAACGGAAATCTCGACACCGACTTCGCCGCACGCGCACTGGACGGCACGGTTTCGCTGCAGGATCTGGATCTGGCACAGCTCGCCGTGCCGTTGCCGGGCATGCTCGATATGGCCGGCACGCTCGCAGGCACACTGCGATTGCACGGAGCGCTCGATGCACCGCAACTGTCCGGAGCACTGCGACTCCGTGACGCACGCTTCGTGCACGAGCGGCTGCCGCAACCGATCGAGGACGCCAGCGTCATGATCGATTTTGCCGGCAGCGAGGCACACATCGACGGCCGTTTCCGCACCGGCTCCGGCACGGCCACGCTCGGCGGCAGCGCACGCTTCGACGACGCGGGCTGGAGCGCGGACCTGGCGCTGCGCTCATCCGGCCTGCAAATCGAACCCGTGCGCGGCAGCAGCGCCACGGTGGCGCCGGAGCTGCGCCTGCTGCTGAGCCCGACGCAGGCACTGCTGAGCGGCGAAGTCTTCCTGCCAAGCGCCGACATACGCATCGACGAACTGCCCGATACCGCCATCGGCGAGTCACCGTACGCGGTCGTCGTCGGCGAGGAGCAGGCGGGCACGCCATTTCCGTGGGGACTCGATGTGCGCGTGCGCCTCGGCGAGCACGTGCGCCTGCGCGGCATGGGTGTCGACGCCCGGCTCGAGGGCGCTCTCGATGTCACACGCGACGCCAACGCGGCCCTGCTGCGCGGGCGCGGCGAAATCCGCATCGTCGACGGTCGCTATACCGCCTACGGACAGAACCTCGAGGTGACCGAAGGGCGCATCCGCTTCCGTGGCGCACTCGATCGCCCGGACCTGGCCCTGACCGCGATCCGGCGCATCGAAGACGACAACGTCGAGGTCGGCGTACGCGTGCGCGGTGATCTGCGCGAACCGCTGATCAGCACCTTCTCGCGTCCGGCGATGGAGGAGACGCTGGCGATGCACTACCTGCTCACCGGTCGCAAACCCGACAGCGGCGACAACCTGGACCTTGCGGTGAGCACGATGCTGATGCAACTCGGCATGGCGGGTGCCAACCGCATCACGGGCAGTGCGGCGAGCCGCCTCGGCATCCAGGATTTCCAGCTCGCGGCGCGCCAGGTCGAAGGAGGAACCGAGGTTCACCTGAGCGGCTATCTGTCACCCGATCTGTACCTGCGCTACGGCGTGTCCACCTTCGACCGCATCAACACGTTTCGCCTGCGCTACCGCCTGCGCGGTTCCTTCTACATCGAGGCGATCTCCGGAA